Below is a window of Georgenia soli DNA.
GTGCTGACGGTGGGCACGCTGAGCGTGGTCAGCCCCGAGCTGTTCCCCGACGACACGGTCTGGTCCGGCTTCGGCAGCGGCTACGGGTACGTGCCGGCGGTCCTGCCGCTGCTCGGCATCGCCTGGTTGTGGCACTCCAGCCCGGCCCGGATCGCCGCACGCGCCGACCGCGGCTGACCAGCCCTGGTCCGCGGCGCCGGGCGGTGCCGCAGGACCCGCCGGGGTCGCGGGTAGGCTCGCGCGACGTGTACCGGCTCCTCTTCCGCACCCTGGCCGTCCGTGTCGACCCTGAGCGTGCGCACCTGCTCGCGCTCGGGCTGATTCGCACCGTCTCCCGTGTCCCGGTGCTCTCCGACGCCGTCCGTGCGACCCTCGGCCGTCGCCCCGACGTCCCGGTGCCCGCGGCCGCCGACGGCGGTCCCCTCGCACGCCCCGTCCCCGGGGTCCTCGGCCTGGCGGCCGGGATGGACAAGGACGCGGACACGGTGCTGGGCATGGACATGATCGGGTTCGGCTTCGTCGAGGTCGGCACGGTCACCGCCCGGCCCCAGCCGGGCAACGAGCGGCCGCGCCTGTGGCGTCACGTCGAGCTCGGCGCCCTGCGCAACCGCATGGGGTTCAACAACCGCGGGGCCACCGCCGCCGGCGAGCAGCTGCGGCGCCTGCGCCGCTCCCGGCGGGGCCGTTCCGTCGTCGTCGGGGCGAACATCGGCAAGAGCAAGGTCACCCCGCTCGACGGCGCCGTCGCCGACTACGAGACGAGCGCCCGGGAGGTCGCCCGGTGGGCCGACTACCTCGTCGTCAACGTCTCCTCACCGAACACGCCCGGCCTGCGCGACCTGCAGGCCGTGGACTCGCTGCGCCCGATCCTCGCCGCCGTGCGCCGGGCCGCCGACGAGTCCGCCGGGCGCGCGGTCCCGCTGTTCGTCAAGATCGCGCCGGACCTCTCCGACGACGACGTCGACGCGGTCGCGGACCTGGCGCTGGAGCTCGGGCTCGCCGGCGTGGTGGCGACCAACACCACCGTGAACCACGACCTCGGGCCCGGCGGGCTGTCCGGCTCGCCGCTGCGGGAGCGCTCGCTCGCCGTCGTCTCGCGGCTGCGCGGGCGGCTGGGGGAGCGGGGCACCATCATCGGCGTCGGGGGCATCTCGACCGAGGCCGACGCCCGCGCGATGATCGCCGCCGGCGCCGACCTGCTGCAGGCCTACTCCGCGTTCGTCTACGAGGGCCCGGCGTGGCCGGGCCGGATCAACCGGGCCCTCGGGCGACGCTGAGCCGCGCGGCTCAGGCGGGGTGCTCGCCCCGCGCCCACCTGGGGCTTCGTCAGGCGGGGTACTCGCCCCGCCCCACCTGGGGCTTGGGCTGACGCATGCGGCGGAAGTAGAAGCTGCGCCCGAACGCGTAGAACCCGGTCCACGGCTGGATCTGGTCGGCGCCGAACTTCTTGCGCAGCCGGCGCTTGAGCAGCTGGACCATGATCAGGGAGTCGACGATCGCGACGAGCAGGACCCCGTACATGCCCAGCACCAGGGCGTTGGCGAGCTGCGGGAACTGCCCGGCGAACATCATCGCCACGATCATCACCAGCGCGAGCGGCATGAAGAACTCGGCGATCGACCAGCGTGCGTCGACGTAGTCGCGGGCGTACCGGCGCACCGGTCCCTTGTCGCGCAGCGGGAGGTAGCGCTCGTCGCCGGTGACCATCGCCTGGCGCTGCTTCATGTAGGCCTCGTTGCGCTGCTCGCGCGCGATCCGACGGGCCTCCTTGCGGTCGTCCGGCACGAGCGGGCGCCGGTTGCGGGCCTCGGCCTCCCTGCGCGTGGGCGTGGGGCGGCCCTTCCCGCCGGCGGTCTCGACGGGCTGCGGCTCAGGCTCGACGGGGGTCTTCTTGCGTCCGATCACCCCAGCAGGGTAGTCGAGCCGTGGAACCGGACGGGCGACTACCCTCGCTCGGGTGACCACCGTCGACGAACTCGCCCGCCGCACCCACGAGGCCTTCGGCCGCGTCCGTTCCGACCTCGAGGACCTCGTGCGCATCCCCAGCGTCTCCTCGCCGGCCTTCGACCAGGCGCACGTGCGTGCCAGCGCGGAGGCGGTCGCCGCCCTGCTGCGCGACGCCGGCATGCCGCAGGTCGACGTCCTGGAGGTGGAGCTGCCCGACGGCGGGAAGGGACGTCCCGCCGTCGTCGCCCACCGGCCGGGTCCCGACGGCGCACCCACCGTCCTCCTCTACGCGCACCACGACGTCCAGCCCCCGGGCGACCCCGCCGGCTGGACCTCGGACCCGTTCGAGCCGACGCAGCGGGGCGAGCGGCTCTACGGCCGCGGCGCGGCGGACGACAAGGCCGGGATCATGGCGCACGTCGGGGCCCTGCGGGTCCTCGGCGACGAGCTCGCCGTGGGCGTGACCGTCTTCGTCGAGGGTGAGGAGGAGATCGGCTCCCCGACCTTCACCCCGTTCCTGCAGGCCTACCGCGACCGCCTGGAGGCGGACGTCATCGTCGTCGCGGACTCCAGCAACTGGAAGGTGGGCGTGCCCGCCCTGACCACGTCGCTGCGGGGCCTCGTCGACTGTGAGGTCGAGGTGCGGGTGCTCGGGCACGCCGTCCACTCCGGGATGTTCGGCGGCCCTGTGCTCGACGCCGTCACCGCTGAATGTCCCGCCTGGTCGCGACGCTGCACGACGAACAACGGCGACGTGGCCGTGGCCGGGGCTCGCCTCCCGCGACGAGGCCGACGTCGAGGCCGAATGACCGAGAATGCCGGCTTTCGTCCACATGCGGGCGGCGAACGGGCCGGTGCCGGCGAGGCGGTAGCCGTCCACCCCGCCGCGTCGGAGCGGAACTGGTCCTCGGGGTAGTCGACGTCGGCCTCGTCGCGGGAGGCGAGCCCGGCCACGGCCACGTCGCCGTTGTCGTCGTGCAGCGTCGCGACCAGGCGGGACATCAGCGTGACGGCGTCGAGCACAGGGCCGCCGAACATCCCGGAGTGGACGGCGTGCCCGAGCACCCGCACCTCGACCTCACAGTCGACGAGGCCCCGCAGCGACGTGGTCAGGGCGGGCACGCCCACCTTCCAGTTGCTGGAGTCCGCGACGACGATGACGTCCGCCTCCAGGCGGTCGCGGTAGGCCTGCAGGAACGGGGTGAAGGTCGGGGAGCCGATCTCCTCCTCACCCTCGACGAAGACGGTCACGCCCACGGCGAGCTCGTCGCCGAGGACCCGCAGGGCCCCGACGTGCGCCATGATCCCGGCCTTGTCGTCCGCCGCGCCGCGGCCGTAGAGCCGCTCGCCCCGCTGCGTCGGCTCGAACGGGTCCGAGGTCCAGCCGGCGGGGTCGCCCGGGGGCTGGACGTCGTGGTGCGCGTAGAGGAGGACGGTGGGTGCGCCGTCGGGACCCGGCCGGTGGGCGACGACGGCGGGACGTCCCTTCCCGCCGTCGGGCAGCTCCACCTCCAGGACGTCGACCTGCGGCATGCCGGCGTCGCGCAGCAGGGCGGCGACCGCCTCCGCGCTGGCACGCACGTGCGCCTGGTCGAAGGCCGGCGAGGAGACGCTGGGGATGCGCACGAGGTCCTCGAGGTCGGAACGGACGCGGCCGAAGGCCTCGTGGGTGCGGCGGGCGAGTTCGTCGACGGTGGTCACCCGAGCGAGGGTAGTCGCCCGTCCGGTTCCACGGCTCGACTACCCTGCTGGGGTGATCGGACGCAAGAAGACCCCCGTCGAGCCTGAGCCGCAGCCCGTCGAGACCGCCGGCGGGAAGGGCCGCCCCACGCCCACGCGCAGGGAGGCCGAGGCCCGCAACCGGCGCCCGCTCGTGCCGGACGACCGCAAGGAGGCCCGTCGGATCGCGCGCGAGCAGCGCAACGAGGCCTACATGAAGCAGCGCCAGGCGATGGTCACCGGCGACGAGCGCTACCTCCCGCTGCGCGACAAGGGACCGGTGCGCCGGTACGCCCGCGACTACGTCGACGCACGCTGGTCGATCGCCGAGTTCTTCATGCCGCTCGCGCTGGTGATGATCGTGGCGATGATGTTCGCCGGGCAGTTCCCGCAGCTCGCCAACGCCCTGGTGCTGGGCATGTACGGGGTCCTGCTCGTCGCGATCGTCGACTCCCTGATCATGGTCCAGCTGCTCAAGCGCCGGCTGCGCAAGAAGTTCGGCGCCGACCAGATCCAGCCGTGGACCGGGTTCTACGCGTTCGGGCGCAGCTTC
It encodes the following:
- a CDS encoding quinone-dependent dihydroorotate dehydrogenase, with amino-acid sequence MYRLLFRTLAVRVDPERAHLLALGLIRTVSRVPVLSDAVRATLGRRPDVPVPAAADGGPLARPVPGVLGLAAGMDKDADTVLGMDMIGFGFVEVGTVTARPQPGNERPRLWRHVELGALRNRMGFNNRGATAAGEQLRRLRRSRRGRSVVVGANIGKSKVTPLDGAVADYETSAREVARWADYLVVNVSSPNTPGLRDLQAVDSLRPILAAVRRAADESAGRAVPLFVKIAPDLSDDDVDAVADLALELGLAGVVATNTTVNHDLGPGGLSGSPLRERSLAVVSRLRGRLGERGTIIGVGGISTEADARAMIAAGADLLQAYSAFVYEGPAWPGRINRALGRR
- a CDS encoding DUF3043 domain-containing protein — translated: MIGRKKTPVEPEPQPVETAGGKGRPTPTRREAEARNRRPLVPDDRKEARRIAREQRNEAYMKQRQAMVTGDERYLPLRDKGPVRRYARDYVDARWSIAEFFMPLALVMIVAMMFAGQFPQLANALVLGMYGVLLVAIVDSLIMVQLLKRRLRKKFGADQIQPWTGFYAFGRSFYFRRMRQPKPQVGRGEYPA
- a CDS encoding DUF3043 domain-containing protein — translated: MIGRKKTPVEPEPQPVETAGGKGRPTPTRREAEARNRRPLVPDDRKEARRIAREQRNEAYMKQRQAMVTGDERYLPLRDKGPVRRYARDYVDARWSIAEFFMPLALVMIVAMMFAGQFPQLANALVLGMYGVLLVAIVDSLIMVQLLKRRLRKKFGADQIQPWTGFYAFGRSFYFRRMRQPKPQVGRGEYPA